From one Rhizobium sp. CIAT894 genomic stretch:
- a CDS encoding LysR family transcriptional regulator translates to MIGKDFTKLDWDDLRHFLALAQSGTLLSAAKQLGVEHATVSRRVSSLEAGLGRKLVDRRGRRIILTSDGEQVARHAALVAVQAAAIEQLGRSSATELRGHVRISAPPALSSVLLAKPIAAVRRDHPGVEITLVGEKRLASLNRREADVAVRMSRPEEGDYAIAKLGETSFHLYASKAYLETVPPSDWTFIGYDETMNASPQQLRLAELAAGRPIAVRSSVLEFQAATASLGAGVVMLPDFAVAESSGLQRIETDQPLTREVWLVVHADIKDVPSVRVVVDALKNALGR, encoded by the coding sequence ATGATTGGGAAAGATTTCACAAAGCTCGACTGGGACGACCTTCGGCATTTCCTGGCGCTGGCGCAATCGGGAACGTTGCTGAGTGCAGCAAAGCAGCTCGGCGTCGAACATGCGACCGTCAGTCGGCGTGTTTCGTCGCTTGAAGCCGGTCTCGGACGTAAACTCGTGGATCGCCGCGGGCGCCGCATCATCTTGACTTCGGACGGAGAGCAGGTTGCCAGGCACGCGGCTCTCGTCGCCGTCCAGGCGGCCGCCATCGAGCAGCTTGGTCGCAGCAGCGCCACGGAATTGCGCGGCCATGTCAGAATCAGCGCGCCTCCCGCACTCTCAAGCGTGCTGCTCGCAAAACCGATCGCGGCCGTCAGGCGAGACCATCCCGGCGTTGAGATCACGCTTGTCGGAGAAAAGCGGCTCGCCTCCCTGAACAGGCGCGAGGCGGATGTCGCCGTGCGAATGTCGCGTCCGGAGGAGGGAGATTATGCTATCGCCAAGCTCGGCGAGACGAGCTTTCATCTCTACGCATCGAAGGCCTATCTCGAAACGGTTCCACCATCGGACTGGACCTTCATCGGTTACGACGAAACCATGAACGCCTCGCCGCAACAATTGCGGCTGGCCGAATTGGCCGCCGGCCGGCCGATCGCCGTGAGGTCGTCCGTTCTGGAGTTTCAGGCCGCAACGGCAAGCCTTGGTGCAGGGGTCGTCATGCTCCCCGATTTCGCCGTCGCGGAGTCCAGCGGTCTCCAGCGCATTGAAACCGATCAGCCGTTGACGAGAGAGGTCTGGCTGGTTGTCCATGCTGATATCAAAGACGTGCCATCCGTCCGCGTCGTCGTCGATGCGCTGAAAAACGCTCTGGGCAGGTAG
- a CDS encoding quinone oxidoreductase, with the protein MTDQIIWLNAPGDITQFHVEQHQCEDPGHGEIRIRHEAIGTNFLDVYHRKGLYPMPSYPSVIGAEAAGIVEDVGPGVSMFERGDRVAYAGPPVGAYRTTRNIAAERVIKLPDAISAKTAASSLLKGMTAYMLLKKTYNVRAGNHVLIHAAAGGLGSILVRWAKSLEATVIGTVGSSEKAALAASCGADHLIVGRGADIVAEVKRLTNGLGVDVAYDGIGGATLLKSIRSVRPFGMAVTIGQAAGAIPPVPVEELRPGKALCHPSIMAWCADVGQYREAAVAAIRAMETGIVSRIGAEYRLADVAKAHEEMESGRASGSILLIP; encoded by the coding sequence ATGACCGACCAGATCATATGGCTGAATGCCCCCGGTGACATCACCCAGTTCCATGTCGAGCAGCACCAGTGTGAGGATCCCGGCCATGGCGAGATCCGGATCCGTCATGAGGCGATCGGAACGAACTTCCTCGATGTTTATCACCGAAAAGGTCTCTACCCGATGCCGTCCTATCCCTCGGTGATCGGCGCCGAGGCGGCGGGCATCGTCGAGGATGTCGGCCCCGGCGTCTCCATGTTCGAGAGAGGTGATCGCGTCGCCTATGCCGGACCTCCGGTTGGTGCCTATCGCACGACACGGAACATCGCCGCTGAAAGGGTGATCAAGCTACCCGATGCCATTTCGGCAAAAACGGCAGCGAGTTCGCTGCTCAAAGGCATGACCGCCTACATGCTGTTGAAGAAGACCTATAATGTGCGTGCAGGAAACCACGTTCTGATCCATGCGGCCGCGGGCGGGCTCGGCAGCATCCTGGTTCGCTGGGCCAAATCGCTCGAAGCCACGGTGATCGGAACGGTCGGCTCCTCCGAAAAAGCAGCTCTCGCCGCATCTTGTGGAGCCGATCATCTGATCGTCGGACGCGGCGCCGATATCGTTGCGGAAGTGAAGCGGTTGACGAACGGGCTCGGCGTCGACGTCGCCTATGACGGGATAGGCGGCGCGACGCTTCTCAAGAGCATACGCTCTGTCCGCCCATTCGGCATGGCTGTCACCATCGGTCAGGCCGCCGGCGCCATTCCACCCGTGCCTGTCGAGGAACTTCGCCCGGGCAAAGCGCTCTGCCATCCGAGCATCATGGCCTGGTGCGCTGACGTCGGACAGTATCGCGAGGCTGCTGTCGCTGCGATCCGGGCGATGGAAACGGGGATCGTCTCGCGCATCGGTGCCGAATACCGTTTGGCCGACGTTGCAAAGGCGCATGAAGAGATGGAATCCGGCCGCGCGTCGGGCAGTATCCTGCTGATACCTTGA